The following coding sequences lie in one Haematobia irritans isolate KBUSLIRL chromosome 3, ASM5000362v1, whole genome shotgun sequence genomic window:
- the LOC142231551 gene encoding protein THEM6: MGFVFYALILYIIWDVNYFLRCIFTVLAGRIFQSKRKVTDTTTIYGLCTSQDVDIFIKHMNNARYLRELDFARFHFYALTGLYEKVKERHGGAVQGASSVRYRRTIPIFHPYKIQTKLIWWDDKAIYLEQQFITLADGFVRAVAMSKQCITNCNVMDIMKTYPEAGKRPDMPTDLKMWLDAIEVSSQKLRKDK; this comes from the exons ATGGGTTTCGTTTTTTACGCTCTCATCTTGTACATCATTTGGGATGTAAACTATTTCCTACGTTGTATATTCACCGTATTGGCTGGCAGAATTTTCCAAAGTAAACGGAAAGTTACCGATACCACAACGATATATG GCCTTTGCACCTCTCAGGATGTTGACATTTTCATCAAACACATGAATAATGCCCGGTATTTGCGTGAATTGGATTTTGCCCGTTTCCATTTTTATGCCCTAACCGGTCTCTACGAAAAAGTCAAGGAACGTCATGGTGGAGCTGTTCAAGGTGCCTCCAGTGTTCGCTATCGTCGTACCATTCCCATTTTCCATCCatacaaaattcaaacaaaattaatttggtGGGATGACAAAGCCATATATTTGGAACAACAATTCATAACATTGGCCGATGGTTTTGTTCGTGCCGTTGCCATGTCCAAACAATGTATTACCAATTGTAATGTTATGGATATAATGAAAACCTATCCAGAAGCTGGTAAACGCCCCGATATGCCAACCGATTTGAAAATGTGGTTAGACGCCATTGAGGTATCTAGTCAGAAACTTCGTAAAGATAAATAG